Sequence from the Acidihalobacter prosperus genome:
CTGCTCAAGCCGGAGGCGTACGATGTGATTGCGACGCTGAACCTGAACGGCGACTATATCTCAGACGCCCTCGCGGCCCAGGTAGGCGGCATCGGCATCGCACCGGGCGCGAATATGTCCGACCGCGTCGCCATCTTCGAGGCGACCCATGGCACGGCGCCCGACATCGCCGGGCAGGATCGGGCCAATCCCGGTTCGCTGGTGTTGTCCGCGGAAATGATGTTGCGCCATCTCGGCTGGACCGAAGCCGCAGATGCGATCGTGGCGGGCCTGTCCGGCGCGATTCGCGCACGGCGGGTCACTGGCGATCTGGCGCGCCTGATGGACGGCGCGCAGACCGTTACCAGTTCCGAGTTCGGGCGTTGCATCGTTGCACACATGTAGCGCCGGTACGGCGAATGCGGTTCCGGCGCGCCAGGCCGCATGGGATGACCTTGAGATTGAAGCTGTGAAGCCCGACATAGTAAACATGAGCGAGGAAAAGCATGATGGCCAGGCGGACTTCGTGGTCGAGGAAAGCCGCCCGGAAATCAAGCAGCCGCCCCTGTACAAGGTCGTGATTCTCAACGACGACTACACTCCGATGGAGTTCGTGGTCGAGGTGCTGGAGGTGTTTTTCGGCATGGATCGGGAGAAGGCGACCCGCGTCATGCTGCACGTACACACCCGCGGCCGGGGTGTCTGCGGAGTGTTTACCCGCGATATCGCGGAAACCAAGGTGGCGCAGGTCAACGACTATGCGCGTGATCACCAGCACCCCCTGTTGTGCACCCTGGAAGAGGCCTGAGGCCTGATCGATACGGACTCCATGGGCCGAGGATGGCCGCCAACCTGAGGCAAATCGGCAATGCTGAACAAAGAGCTTGAATTCTCTCTCAACATGGCTTTCAAGCAAGCCCGCGAGAAGCGCCACGAATTCATCACCGTGGAACACCTGCTGCTGGCCTTGACGGACAATCCGACCGCAGTCGGCGTGCTGCGCGCCTGCGGCGCGGACCTATTGCGCCTCAAACGCGAACTGGATCTGTTCATCGACGACAATACGCCACGCCTGAACGAGGGCGACCAGCGTGAGACCCAGCCCACGGTGGGTTTCCAGCGCGTACTGCAACGGGCGGTCTTCCACGTTCAATCCTCCGGGCGCAAGGAAGTGACCGGCGCAAACGTCCTGGTCGCGCTGTTTGGCGAGCAGGAATCACACGCGGTCTACCTGCTCTCCAAGCAGGGCATCAGCCGGCTCGACGTGCTGAACTACATCTCCCATGGCATATCCAAGGTTTCCGACGACCAGCCCGAAATGGACGCGGAAAGCCCGTCCGAGGCCGGCGGCGAGGAGACTGCGCGCAGCAATCCACTGGATCAGTTCGCCACCAATCTCAACGAGCTGGCCCGCCAGGGCAAGATCGACCCGTTGATCGGACGCGATCACGAGATCGAGCGCACGGTGCAGATCCTCTGCCGTCGCCGCAAGAACAACCCGCTCTATGTGGGCGAAGCCGGAGTCGGCAAGACCGCGCTCGCCGAAGGACTCGCCAAGCGCATCGTCGACGGCGAGGTGCCGGAAATCCTCAACGATGGTGTGGTGTATTCGCTCGATCTTGGCGCTCTCGTGGCCGGCACGAAATACCGAGGCGACTTCGAGAAGCGCCTCAAGGGCGTGCTCGCGCAGCTCAAGCGCCAGCCGGGCGCGATCCTGTTCATCGACGAGATCCACACGATCATCGGCGCGGGCGCCGCGTCAGGCGGCGTGATGGACGCCTCGAACCTGATCAAGCCCATGCTGGCGAACGGTCAGCTCAAATGCATCGGCTCGACTACCTATCAGGAGTATCGCGGAATTTTCGAGAAGGATCGCGCGCTGGCCAGGCGATTCCAGAAGATCGATGTGCGCGAACCCAGCGTGGACGAAACCTACCAGATCCTGAAGGGCCTCAAGGGGCGTTTCGAGGAACATCACGACGTACGCTACACCAATCCTTCGTTGCGCGCGGCGGCCGAACTTTCCGAACGTTACATCACCGACCGCCATCTGCCCGACAAGGCCATCGACGTGATCGACGAGGCCGGGGCACGTCGGCGCCTGCAGCCGGCGAGCCAGCGGCGCAAGACCATCTCGGTGCACGATGTCGAGGATATCGTGGCCAAGATCGCGCGCATCCCGCCGAAGCAGGTGTCGAGTTCGGATATGGAAGTGCTGAAGAATCTCGAAAGCAACCTCAAGCTGGTCGTGTTCGGGCAGGACGACGCCATTGGCGCGCTATCCGCGGCGATCAAGATGTCCCGCTCGGGACTCGGCAATCCCGATAAACCGATCGGGTCGTTCCTGTTCGCGGGGCCGACCGGCGTGGGCAAAACCGAAGTGACTCGTCAACTCGCACAGATTCTCGGCATCGAGCTGGTGCGTTTCGATATGTCGGAATACATGGAGCGGCACACGGTTTCGCGACTGATCGGCGCGCCGCCCGGTTATGTCGGGTTCGACCAGGGCGGCCTGCTGACGGACGCCATTCTCAAGCACCCGCACGCCGTGTTGCTGCTCGACGAAATCGAAAAGGCCCATCCGGACGTCTATAACCTGCTGTTACAGGTCATGGATCACGGCACGCTCACCGACGCGAATGGCCGCCAGGTGGACTTCCGCAACGTGATCCTGATCATGACCAGCAACGCCGGCGCGCAGTCCGTCAGCCGTCGCACTCTGGGCTTTACCGAACAGGACCATTCCACCGACGGCATGGAGGCCATCCGCCGCTCGTTCTCGCCCGAATTTCGCAACCGGCTGGATGCCATCATCCAGTTCAAGGCGCTGGAGCCGAGAATCGTAGCCAACGTGGTCGACAAGTTCCTGATCGAGCTCGAATCACAGCTGGAGGAGAAAAAGGTGCGCCTGATCGTGGACGACACCGCACGCGCCTGGCTGGCCGAGCGGGGCTACGATCCGTTGATGGGTGCGCGACCGATGTCGCGAGTGATTCAGGAACACGTCAAGAAGCCGCTCGCAGAGGAAATCCTGTTCGGACGGCTCCGCGAAGGCGGGGAGGTTCATCTCGACGTCGAAGGTGATGAGCTGAGACTGGCCTTCAGCAGCGATCGGGAGGCGGTCCACTAGGGCCGCCGTCCCCGGTCGGGGTCACTTCTTGCGGTAGACGATGCGGCCCTTGCTCAGGTCGTAGGGCGTGAGTTCGACGGTAACCTGGTCGCCGGTCAGAATGCGGATGTAATGCTTGCGCATGCGGCCGGAAATGTGGGCGGTCACGACGTGACCGTTGTCCAGCTGGACCCTGAACATCGTGTTCGGCAGGGTGTCGATCACCTTGCCTTCCATCTCTATTGCGTCTTCTTTAGCCATTCGTACGGGATATCCCTCGGGGCGACGAGGCGCCCATTATCAATAACTGGCGCCATAAAACAAGGCACCTGGTGCCGTTTGTGCCGGAGGCACGGGGGTAGCGGCAAGCGCCGTGGCGGTGCAACATGTTACACCAGCGGCCTCGGCGCGCCACGCGCGCGGCCGGACGCCACGCAAGTATTTGCCCACCGACAGGCCTTTGCCTAAACTACTCGCCTTTTTGAGCCCGAGGCATTTACAGACTCCATGAGCATCGCTGCCGTGTTCCCCGGCCAGGGATCCCAATCGATCGGGATGCTGGCCGCGCTTTCCGACAAGTACCCGCAGGTACGTGAAACCTTTCAGGAAGCATCCGATTGCCTGGGTTACGACCTCTGGTCGCTGGTGCAGAACGGCCCGGAGGAAGAGCTGGGCCGGACGACCGTGACACAACCGGCCATGCTGGCGGCGGGCGTCGCCGTCTGGCGTGCCTGGGAAGAGGAGGGCGGCTGCCGGCCCGAGGTGATGGCCGGACATAGCCTCGGCGAGTACACCGCCCTGGTCTGCGCCGGCGCACTGGCCTTCGGCGATGCGGTACGCCTCGTCGCCGAACGCGGGCGGCTGATGCAATCCGCCGTCCCCGCCGGCAGCGGTGCGATGGCCGCCATACTGGGACTCGCCGACGACCAGGTGGCCGCACTGTGCGCGAAGGCGGCGGCAGGCGAGGTCGTCGAGGCGGTCAATTTCAATGCACCCGGGCAGGTGGTGGTCGCGGGACAGTCCGATGCGGTGGCTCGGCTGATGAGCCTCGCCAGCGAGGCCGGCGCCAAGCGCGTCATCTCGCTCAACGTCAGCGTGCCGTCGCATTGCACGCTGATGAAACCAGCCGCCGACGCCTTTGCCGACGTGCTACGCGACGTGACGTTCGGTGTCGCGCGCGCACCGGTCATTCATAACGTCGACGTGACTGCCAAGCGCGATCCGGCGGAAATCGCCGATGCCTTGGTGCGCCAGCTTTACAATCCCGTACGCTGGGTCGAAACCATCGAGGGTTTCGCGGACGAAGGCATTCGCGTCGTCTTCGAATTCGGCCCGGGCAAGGTGCTCAGCGGCCTTAACAAACGGATTGATCGCAGCCTCAAGGTGCTCTGCGTCGATGACGTGAAGACCCTGGATGCCGCACTTGAGCTTTGCGAGGAATATGGATCATGAGTCTTGTGGGCGAAGTCGCGCTGGTCACGGGCGCAAGCCGCGGCATC
This genomic interval carries:
- the clpA gene encoding ATP-dependent Clp protease ATP-binding subunit ClpA, with protein sequence MLNKELEFSLNMAFKQAREKRHEFITVEHLLLALTDNPTAVGVLRACGADLLRLKRELDLFIDDNTPRLNEGDQRETQPTVGFQRVLQRAVFHVQSSGRKEVTGANVLVALFGEQESHAVYLLSKQGISRLDVLNYISHGISKVSDDQPEMDAESPSEAGGEETARSNPLDQFATNLNELARQGKIDPLIGRDHEIERTVQILCRRRKNNPLYVGEAGVGKTALAEGLAKRIVDGEVPEILNDGVVYSLDLGALVAGTKYRGDFEKRLKGVLAQLKRQPGAILFIDEIHTIIGAGAASGGVMDASNLIKPMLANGQLKCIGSTTYQEYRGIFEKDRALARRFQKIDVREPSVDETYQILKGLKGRFEEHHDVRYTNPSLRAAAELSERYITDRHLPDKAIDVIDEAGARRRLQPASQRRKTISVHDVEDIVAKIARIPPKQVSSSDMEVLKNLESNLKLVVFGQDDAIGALSAAIKMSRSGLGNPDKPIGSFLFAGPTGVGKTEVTRQLAQILGIELVRFDMSEYMERHTVSRLIGAPPGYVGFDQGGLLTDAILKHPHAVLLLDEIEKAHPDVYNLLLQVMDHGTLTDANGRQVDFRNVILIMTSNAGAQSVSRRTLGFTEQDHSTDGMEAIRRSFSPEFRNRLDAIIQFKALEPRIVANVVDKFLIELESQLEEKKVRLIVDDTARAWLAERGYDPLMGARPMSRVIQEHVKKPLAEEILFGRLREGGEVHLDVEGDELRLAFSSDREAVH
- the infA gene encoding translation initiation factor IF-1 — protein: MAKEDAIEMEGKVIDTLPNTMFRVQLDNGHVVTAHISGRMRKHYIRILTGDQVTVELTPYDLSKGRIVYRKK
- the clpS gene encoding ATP-dependent Clp protease adapter ClpS, encoding MSEEKHDGQADFVVEESRPEIKQPPLYKVVILNDDYTPMEFVVEVLEVFFGMDREKATRVMLHVHTRGRGVCGVFTRDIAETKVAQVNDYARDHQHPLLCTLEEA
- the fabD gene encoding ACP S-malonyltransferase — protein: MSIAAVFPGQGSQSIGMLAALSDKYPQVRETFQEASDCLGYDLWSLVQNGPEEELGRTTVTQPAMLAAGVAVWRAWEEEGGCRPEVMAGHSLGEYTALVCAGALAFGDAVRLVAERGRLMQSAVPAGSGAMAAILGLADDQVAALCAKAAAGEVVEAVNFNAPGQVVVAGQSDAVARLMSLASEAGAKRVISLNVSVPSHCTLMKPAADAFADVLRDVTFGVARAPVIHNVDVTAKRDPAEIADALVRQLYNPVRWVETIEGFADEGIRVVFEFGPGKVLSGLNKRIDRSLKVLCVDDVKTLDAALELCEEYGS